The DNA window TGCAACTGTACTCCCCCATGGAACTGGAAAAATAGTAAAAGTAGGCGTATTTACCCAAGGAGCTAATGTCGATATAGCAAAAGAAGCTGGTGCAGATGCAGTTGGACTTGAAGATTTAGCAGAAACAATTAAATTAGGTCAAATACCTTTTAATGTTATTATTGCATCTCCAGATGCAATGCGTATAGTAGGTCAATTGGGTACTATCTTAGGACCTCGAGGGTTAATGCCAAACCCAAAAGTAGGAACAGTTACTAATGATATAGCCGATGCAATTATAAAAGCCAAGTCTGGTCAAGTTCGCTATAGAATTGATAAGGCAGGAATTATACATTGCTCAATAGGTAAGGTATCCTTTGATATGAACTCGCTTAAGGCTAATTTAAAGGTCTTGGTTGAGGATTTAATAAAATTAAAGCCATCTTCTTCTAAAGGAATTTATTTAAAGAAATTAGCTTTATCGACAACTATGGGACCGGGATTAGCTATAGATCAAAGTAGTTTGTAATTGTTATGTATTAGATAGTTAAGGGAAATAGCTTAGAGCGGGTATTATTTTATATTATCTAACATCAAAGGAGATAGTTGAATTTGAGTCTTAATCTGGAAGCAAAACAGACAATCGTTACTGAAATTGCAAATATTGCCTCCCAAGCTCATTCTATAGTTACAGCCGAGTACCGTGGGCTAACAGTTTCTGAGATAACAAAAATAAGGGTATTGGCTCGCCAAAAAAATGTTTATTTGCGGGTAATACGCAATACTCTGGTAGCTCGAGCTTTAGCGGGGACTGATTTTGAATGCATAAATTCAGAATTAAAAGGTCCTTTAATATTTGCGTTTTCACTTGAAGAACCTAGTGCTGCTGCTCGGGTAATACGAGATTCTAACAAAGAGTACAATCGATTAAAAATAAAATCAGGTGCTCTTAGAGGAAAACTATTACCTTCTGAGGCTATTAATTCTCTAGCAGATATGCCTACTAAAGATCAGGCAATTGCTATGTTAATGGGAGTTCTAGAGGGACCAATTAGCAAATTTGTTCGTACATTAGTTGAACCAGTAGCAAAATTAGCACGTGCTACCGCTGCTGTTCGAGATCAGAAAAAAGAATAACTAATTTAGTATAAGTTGTAATTTATAATCAGGAAGATCGACGGAGTAGAAAATGGCTGTAGCAAAAGAAGAAATTTTAGAAACAATTGCAAACATGACTGTCATGGATGTAGTCGAGTTAATCGAAGCAATGGAGGAAAAATTTGGAGTAAGTGCTGCTGCACCAGTAGCAGTGGCTGCACCCGCAGGAGCGGGGGTAGAAGCTAAAGCTGAAGAGAAAACAGAATTTGATGTAATTTTGTCTAACTTCGGCTCAAATAAAGTACAGGTTATTAAAGTGATACGTGCTATTACAGGCTTGGGTCTTAAAGAAGCTAAAGATATGGTGGAGGGTGCCCCATCTACAGTGAAGGAAGGATCTTCCAAAGAAGAAGCAGAGAATATTAAAAAGCAGCTTGAAGAAGCTGGTGCTGCTATCGAAATCAAATAGTAAAGAATCTTGTAGCTATAGCTTAGATATATAATCTATATATAGTCTATGATTTTTACTTTCTCCATTTAAAAAGGCTGGTAAGTATTTACCAGCCTTTTTCTTTTTTAGATGTTTTTCACAATAGAGACACCTAATTCTGGATTTTCTAGGGTTAGGTATTGATTTTTATATAAGCGCCAAATAGGGTAATTGAAATGTCTTACTCGCTAACTGAGAAGAAACGCATTCGCAAGGATTTTAGTAAACTCTATAGTATATTAGATATACCTAACCTACTAGCAACACAAATTAATTCTTTTTCAGATTTTTTACAGAAAGATATATCTTCAGAGAAAAGAGATAATAAGGGGTTGCATGCTGTATTTGAAAATGTATTTCCAATTAAAAGCTATACTGGGTATGCTGAATTACATTACGTCAGTTATTCTCTTGGATCTCCGCTTTTCAATATTAAAGAGTGTTACACTCGTGGATTAACCTATGCGGCACCATTACGAGTTAATTTACGCCTTGTCCTTTATGATAAGGAAGTTTCTGCAAATGAGCAAATAGTTAAAGATATAAAAGAGCAGGAAGTTTACATGGGTGAAATTCCCATGATGACACCAAAAGGTAATTTTATCATTAATGGAACTGAGCGGGTTATTGTTTCTCAATTACACCGCTCACCTGGGATTGTATTTGAGCATGATAAAGGGAAGACGCATTCTTCTGGAAAATTGCTTTTTTCAGCTAGAATAATTCCTTACCGTGGTTCTTGGTTAGATTTTGAGTTTGATCTAAAAGATTGTTTGTACGCTCGTATAGATCGCAGGCGTAAGTTACTAATCACAATATTATTACGGGCACTTGGCTATAGTACTGAAACAATACTTAATTTATTTTTTGAGGTAATTGCTGTTCATTACCAAAATTCAAGCTATATATTGGATTTAGTGCCCCAAAAACTTCGAGGAGAGACTTTTTCTTTTGATATTAAAGATCAGAGCGGAAGAGTAGTTGTTGAGGCTGATCGGAGGATTACATCAGTACATATTAAAAAAATAGAAAAGGCAAAAATAAACGCACTAACTATCCCTGAATCTACTAAAGAATTTTTAATAGGAAAAACATTAGCTCGAGATATTA is part of the Candidatus Nitrosacidococcus sp. I8 genome and encodes:
- the rplA gene encoding 50S ribosomal protein L1, encoding MAKIGRRLKEINKLVDPRKLYSVDEALSLLKENSKVKFGESIDTAIILGVDPRKSDQVVRGATVLPHGTGKIVKVGVFTQGANVDIAKEAGADAVGLEDLAETIKLGQIPFNVIIASPDAMRIVGQLGTILGPRGLMPNPKVGTVTNDIADAIIKAKSGQVRYRIDKAGIIHCSIGKVSFDMNSLKANLKVLVEDLIKLKPSSSKGIYLKKLALSTTMGPGLAIDQSSL
- the rplJ gene encoding 50S ribosomal protein L10, encoding MSLNLEAKQTIVTEIANIASQAHSIVTAEYRGLTVSEITKIRVLARQKNVYLRVIRNTLVARALAGTDFECINSELKGPLIFAFSLEEPSAAARVIRDSNKEYNRLKIKSGALRGKLLPSEAINSLADMPTKDQAIAMLMGVLEGPISKFVRTLVEPVAKLARATAAVRDQKKE
- the rplL gene encoding 50S ribosomal protein L7/L12, producing the protein MAVAKEEILETIANMTVMDVVELIEAMEEKFGVSAAAPVAVAAPAGAGVEAKAEEKTEFDVILSNFGSNKVQVIKVIRAITGLGLKEAKDMVEGAPSTVKEGSSKEEAENIKKQLEEAGAAIEIK